In the genome of Pseudomonas putida, one region contains:
- a CDS encoding methyl-accepting chemotaxis protein: MASAVNRFVDKLQPIVREAGEVAQRTGVEIDTMAQRNAGADAAAALQRDEVAASLRDLSSMADEAQAESQAMQAALQQVVDIRQATDENSRASTQLARLIENLAGEVETGSQVIERLAKQSEQIEVVLTVIHGIAEQTNLLALNAAIEAARAGETGRGFAVVADEVRALASKTQSSTGDIQAHIAALQAGAKEAVATIGQAGRQASEGLLVLRDNERRQQSVQAAVEQVHSAIGLATRAAEQQANGAQAVRGRVENIHAQAERSAQVVMQTTASSKVLDDLAAQLRASLGQFRA; the protein is encoded by the coding sequence ATGGCCTCTGCGGTCAATCGCTTTGTCGACAAGCTGCAGCCCATCGTCCGTGAGGCTGGCGAAGTGGCTCAGCGTACGGGGGTGGAGATCGACACCATGGCTCAGCGCAATGCGGGCGCCGACGCAGCCGCTGCGCTGCAACGTGATGAAGTTGCTGCCAGCCTGCGTGACCTTTCGAGCATGGCGGATGAGGCCCAGGCCGAAAGCCAGGCCATGCAAGCCGCCTTGCAGCAGGTAGTGGATATTCGCCAGGCCACTGACGAGAACAGTCGCGCTTCCACCCAGCTGGCGCGTCTGATCGAGAACCTGGCCGGGGAGGTGGAGACAGGCTCTCAGGTGATCGAGCGGCTGGCCAAGCAGAGCGAACAGATCGAAGTGGTACTGACCGTGATTCACGGCATCGCCGAGCAAACCAACTTGCTGGCGCTCAACGCCGCCATCGAGGCTGCCCGGGCCGGCGAGACTGGGCGCGGCTTTGCCGTGGTCGCCGATGAGGTGCGCGCCCTGGCAAGCAAGACCCAGAGTTCCACGGGCGATATCCAGGCGCATATCGCCGCCTTGCAGGCGGGTGCTAAAGAGGCGGTGGCGACCATCGGTCAGGCCGGTCGCCAGGCCAGCGAAGGATTGCTGGTGCTGCGTGATAACGAGCGCCGCCAGCAGTCGGTGCAGGCGGCGGTCGAACAGGTGCATTCGGCCATTGGCCTGGCGACCCGGGCGGCTGAGCAGCAGGCCAATGGGGCGCAGGCTGTGCGCGGGCGGGTGGAGAACATTCATGCGCAGGCCGAGCGATCGGCGCAAGTGGTGATGCAGACCACGGCCAGTAGCAAGGTGCTGGATGACCTGGCGGCGCAGTTGCGGGCGAGCCTGGGGCAGTTCCGCGCCTGA